A DNA window from Flavisolibacter ginsenosidimutans contains the following coding sequences:
- a CDS encoding alpha/beta hydrolase: MKIKALLLCAICFLLFCSASFGQQKPNAKGTVERIKVHGKFLEGNLGGDDADRSVSVYLPASYKTSPSRRYPVVYFLHGYTDDDAKFYGDKKHWMKLPPVLDSAFASGSVHEMILVTPDAFTQFQGSMYSASITTGDWEDFVAKELVAYVDAHYRTLPQAESRGLCGHSMGGYGALRIGEKHPEIFSAVYLLSPCCLNSSPVVESSIPKNFLRADSIKTIDEFAKTDFGTKIVFASAAAWSPNPAQPPFYLDLPVKDGKLQTSVLQKWDANRPLNSLDQYIVNLKKLKGIGFDAGTRDEAIAASIQTLDAELNKYRIKHSFEIYEGTHTNRIAERIGKKMLSFFSENLSFAQGKK, from the coding sequence ATGAAAATAAAAGCTTTGCTCCTTTGCGCAATCTGCTTCCTTCTTTTCTGTTCTGCAAGTTTCGGTCAGCAAAAACCAAACGCGAAAGGAACCGTAGAACGCATAAAAGTTCACGGCAAATTTTTGGAAGGCAATCTTGGTGGTGATGATGCGGATCGTTCCGTTTCGGTGTACTTACCGGCGAGTTACAAAACATCGCCTTCGCGCCGTTATCCCGTTGTTTATTTTCTGCACGGCTATACCGATGACGACGCAAAATTTTACGGCGATAAAAAGCATTGGATGAAATTGCCACCGGTTTTGGATTCGGCTTTTGCGAGTGGAAGCGTTCACGAAATGATTCTGGTAACTCCCGATGCCTTCACGCAATTCCAGGGAAGCATGTATTCGGCTTCAATCACCACCGGCGATTGGGAAGACTTTGTTGCCAAAGAATTGGTGGCTTACGTGGATGCGCATTACCGCACATTGCCACAAGCCGAAAGCCGCGGCTTGTGTGGCCATTCGATGGGCGGTTACGGCGCTCTGCGCATTGGCGAAAAGCACCCCGAGATATTTTCCGCGGTTTATTTGCTCAGTCCTTGCTGCCTTAATTCTTCGCCCGTTGTTGAATCATCCATTCCAAAAAATTTTTTACGTGCCGACAGCATCAAAACAATTGATGAATTCGCGAAAACTGATTTCGGAACAAAGATTGTTTTTGCGTCGGCGGCGGCCTGGTCGCCCAATCCCGCGCAGCCGCCTTTTTATCTCGACCTTCCGGTGAAAGACGGAAAACTGCAAACATCGGTGCTGCAAAAATGGGACGCCAACAGGCCGCTGAACAGTCTTGATCAATACATCGTCAACCTCAAAAAATTAAAAGGCATTGGCTTTGATGCCGGCACGCGGGACGAAGCCATTGCGGCCAGCATACAAACCTTGGACGCGGAATTGAACAAGTACCGCATCAAACATTCCTTTGAAATTTACGAAGGCACACACACCAACCGCATCGCGGAAAGAATCGGCAAAAAAATGCTTTCTTTTTTTTCAGAGAATTTGTCGTTTGCGCAAGGAAAGAAATGA
- a CDS encoding phage tail sheath C-terminal domain-containing protein yields MSNFSPLRTPLLIRIEEWVNRETAWVVFEPNDQHTWIKVRTQVENYLTQQWRAGALLGAKTSEAFFVHVGLGQTMTQLDVLAGRLIIEIGVAVVRPAEFVLLRFTHKTADS; encoded by the coding sequence ATGTCCAATTTTTCTCCACTGCGAACGCCGCTTCTCATTCGGATTGAAGAATGGGTGAACAGGGAAACGGCCTGGGTTGTGTTCGAACCCAACGATCAACATACATGGATTAAAGTGCGAACGCAAGTTGAAAATTATTTGACCCAACAATGGCGTGCCGGCGCCTTACTGGGTGCAAAAACAAGCGAAGCGTTTTTTGTACATGTTGGATTGGGACAAACGATGACGCAGCTTGATGTGCTCGCAGGCCGATTGATCATTGAAATTGGTGTGGCCGTTGTACGGCCGGCTGAATTTGTTCTCCTTCGCTTTACGCACAAAACGGCGGATTCCTGA
- a CDS encoding DUF2911 domain-containing protein produces MNNQFKKILLASTLALFAFGATASAQADKSKRASPPDSTNGKIGNATVTINYSSPSMKGRKIWGDLVPYDKAWRAGANEATIFTTDKAIKVEGKTLPAGKYSLFAQPGEKEWQFIFNSQTGQWGIKRSGEANFDPANNVLTVTAKPMKSSAMNERLTYTVNGKGFVLKWENLEVPVKITQ; encoded by the coding sequence ATGAACAATCAATTCAAAAAAATTTTGCTGGCCTCAACGCTGGCTTTGTTTGCGTTCGGCGCAACCGCATCGGCACAAGCTGACAAATCGAAACGAGCCAGTCCGCCCGATTCAACAAACGGAAAAATCGGCAACGCTACCGTTACCATCAATTACAGCAGCCCCTCAATGAAGGGACGGAAAATTTGGGGCGACCTTGTTCCCTATGATAAAGCATGGCGTGCCGGTGCAAACGAAGCCACCATCTTTACGACAGACAAAGCCATCAAAGTAGAAGGCAAAACCTTGCCCGCCGGCAAATACAGTTTGTTTGCGCAGCCGGGCGAAAAAGAATGGCAGTTTATTTTTAATTCGCAAACCGGACAGTGGGGCATCAAGCGCAGTGGCGAAGCCAATTTTGATCCCGCTAACAATGTGCTGACGGTTACGGCAAAGCCAATGAAATCTTCTGCAATGAACGAACGGCTGACTTATACCGTCAACGGGAAAGGCTTTGTGCTGAAGTGGGAAAACCTTGAAGTGCCGGTAAAAATTACGCAGTAA
- a CDS encoding aldose 1-epimerase family protein encodes MQNIQNAQLKILINEKGAELKSAFHLLHKIEYMWSGDPAYWAKTSPVLFPVVGELKNKSYFYNGKTYFLSRHGFARDKTFVVTEQRDTSITFLIESDESTLAVYPFPFLFSIIYTLNDDSLQVTYCVQNTGDDEMFFSVGGHPAFKLPLVDGTKYEDYKLVFEKEENLERWPISKEGLIEKKPQLLLKNSHELPLSKDLLKNDALVFKHLQSRFVKLVSDKTPRGLHFDFTGFPFLGIWAASGADFVCIEPWQGIADSVNADGQLQHKEGIVALAAGKEFKRSWNVQFF; translated from the coding sequence ATGCAAAACATTCAAAACGCACAACTGAAAATTTTAATTAACGAGAAAGGCGCCGAACTCAAAAGCGCCTTTCATCTTTTACACAAGATTGAATACATGTGGAGCGGCGACCCGGCTTATTGGGCTAAGACCTCTCCTGTTCTGTTTCCTGTTGTGGGCGAACTAAAGAACAAGTCCTATTTCTACAACGGTAAAACCTATTTCTTATCGCGTCACGGCTTTGCCCGCGACAAAACATTTGTTGTTACAGAACAACGTGATACTTCAATCACCTTTTTGATTGAAAGCGATGAAAGCACGCTGGCTGTTTATCCATTTCCATTTCTTTTCTCCATCATTTATACCTTGAACGATGATTCCTTGCAAGTGACGTATTGCGTTCAGAACACAGGTGACGATGAAATGTTTTTTTCTGTTGGCGGCCATCCGGCGTTTAAACTGCCGCTGGTTGATGGAACGAAGTATGAAGATTACAAACTGGTGTTTGAAAAAGAAGAAAACTTGGAACGTTGGCCCATCAGCAAAGAAGGACTGATTGAAAAAAAGCCGCAGCTTTTGTTGAAGAACAGCCATGAGTTGCCGCTTTCAAAAGATCTTTTGAAAAACGATGCGTTGGTGTTCAAGCATCTTCAATCGCGTTTTGTAAAACTTGTTTCCGATAAAACACCACGCGGTCTTCATTTTGATTTTACCGGCTTCCCTTTCCTTGGTATTTGGGCCGCATCCGGCGCTGATTTCGTTTGCATTGAGCCCTGGCAAGGCATAGCCGACAGCGTGAATGCAGATGGACAACTGCAACACAAAGAAGGGATTGTTGCTTTGGCTGCCGGCAAAGAATTTAAACGCTCTTGGAACGTGCAATTCTTTTAA
- a CDS encoding DUF6807 domain-containing protein has translation MKYIFALILFSMMNANIYAQDKGFRFAENKDKKEVAVLYNGKLLTAYCYYDSVRKPILFPVNTLDGITVTRGWPLAPRAGERTDHPHHNGMWMNYESVNSLDFWNNSTAIEPAKRNLYGTIRHDEVVSAKVDNDKATLITRASWVHPDGHVLLKEKTTHVFTVRNNELFIDRTTTLTAQKEDVVFKDAKDGFFAMRVARELEMPSDQPDVFTDAMGNKTTMQKMASKEGVTGNYIASNGRTGDSVWSTKGQWTMLQGRKDGKDITIGMFDHPKNVGYPTYWHARGYGLFALNPLGRKVFSNGAEELNFTLKPGQSATFKYEVVIASGKKLSAKEMNDLADEFGRSSH, from the coding sequence ATGAAATACATTTTTGCGCTGATTTTATTTTCAATGATGAATGCAAATATTTATGCGCAAGACAAAGGCTTCCGGTTTGCAGAAAACAAAGACAAGAAGGAAGTTGCTGTTTTGTACAACGGCAAATTGCTTACGGCTTATTGTTATTATGATTCCGTGCGCAAGCCGATTCTCTTTCCTGTGAATACGCTCGACGGCATTACGGTAACACGCGGCTGGCCGCTTGCACCGCGTGCCGGCGAACGCACCGACCATCCTCACCACAACGGCATGTGGATGAATTACGAATCGGTGAACAGCCTTGATTTCTGGAACAACTCTACCGCCATTGAACCTGCGAAACGAAACCTGTACGGCACCATCAGGCACGATGAAGTGGTAAGCGCCAAGGTTGACAACGACAAAGCAACGCTTATTACAAGGGCCAGTTGGGTACATCCCGACGGACACGTATTGCTAAAAGAAAAAACAACGCATGTTTTTACCGTTCGCAACAACGAACTTTTTATTGACCGCACCACAACGTTGACTGCGCAAAAAGAAGACGTTGTTTTCAAAGATGCGAAAGATGGTTTTTTTGCCATGCGTGTAGCAAGAGAATTAGAAATGCCTTCCGACCAACCCGATGTTTTTACCGATGCGATGGGCAACAAAACAACCATGCAAAAAATGGCAAGTAAGGAAGGTGTGACCGGCAATTACATCGCCAGCAACGGAAGAACCGGCGACTCGGTGTGGAGCACCAAAGGCCAGTGGACAATGTTGCAGGGCAGGAAGGACGGAAAAGATATCACCATCGGCATGTTTGATCATCCAAAGAACGTAGGTTATCCTACCTATTGGCACGCAAGAGGCTACGGTCTGTTTGCGCTCAATCCATTGGGAAGAAAAGTTTTCAGCAACGGTGCAGAAGAATTAAACTTCACGCTAAAGCCGGGTCAATCCGCCACGTTTAAGTACGAAGTCGTAATTGCCTCAGGCAAGAAATTAAGCGCAAAAGAAATGAATGATCTGGCTGATGAATTTGGCCGTTCGTCGCATTAA
- a CDS encoding Gfo/Idh/MocA family protein, whose amino-acid sequence MSSRRKFIKQTSSAAAGIYLGSMGFSAKSYGRIIGANDRVRVGVVGFSDRHRSSHMPSFMNHYKELNFDVVAVSDIWKMRREEGAAAWKEKMGHDVTAYRNNEEMYGAKAVDAVFISTADFQHALHCIEAVHAGCDAYVEKPFAETMDDANAALKAVKASKQIVQIGSQRRSGGNYQAAADYIQSGKFGPITMVELTWNVNQPGRWRRPALVSKIREEDTDWKRFLMNRPADTWDPRKYLEYRLFWPYSSGLPGQWMSHQIDTVHWFSGLPHPRSVTANGGIYAWKDGRKNWDTITAAFDYGPLNDPSTGFQVVFMSRMHNGDEHPSELYYSNGGELNLITNKVSPKGGLTKKFAEDMNMKQNLLPEMDLVKEKVEVIASANTGGDPLTSAHVRNWMECVRSRKTPHAPVEAGYNHSIACIMTNAAVHTGGKATFDEKSGQVMVNGKVFKY is encoded by the coding sequence ATGTCTTCACGCAGAAAATTCATCAAGCAAACATCGTCCGCGGCAGCCGGAATTTATCTTGGTTCCATGGGCTTCAGCGCAAAAAGTTACGGCCGCATCATTGGTGCGAACGATCGCGTAAGAGTCGGTGTCGTCGGCTTCTCCGATCGTCACCGCAGCTCGCACATGCCTTCGTTTATGAACCATTACAAGGAATTAAATTTTGATGTCGTTGCTGTCTCGGACATCTGGAAGATGCGGCGTGAAGAAGGCGCTGCGGCATGGAAAGAAAAGATGGGACACGACGTGACAGCCTATCGCAACAACGAAGAAATGTACGGTGCAAAAGCAGTGGACGCGGTGTTTATCAGCACGGCAGATTTTCAGCACGCATTGCATTGCATTGAAGCGGTACATGCGGGTTGTGATGCTTACGTTGAAAAGCCTTTTGCCGAAACTATGGATGATGCGAACGCTGCGCTGAAAGCCGTAAAAGCATCAAAGCAAATTGTACAAATCGGTTCGCAACGGAGAAGCGGCGGTAACTATCAGGCTGCTGCTGATTATATCCAAAGCGGAAAGTTTGGCCCGATTACGATGGTAGAGTTAACCTGGAACGTAAATCAGCCCGGCCGCTGGCGCAGGCCTGCACTCGTTTCAAAAATCAGGGAAGAAGACACGGATTGGAAACGTTTTTTGATGAACCGCCCGGCCGATACCTGGGACCCAAGAAAATATTTAGAATACCGTTTGTTCTGGCCATATTCATCGGGCTTGCCCGGACAGTGGATGAGTCACCAGATTGACACCGTGCATTGGTTTTCGGGACTTCCGCATCCGCGCAGCGTGACGGCCAACGGCGGTATTTACGCATGGAAGGACGGCCGCAAAAACTGGGATACAATCACCGCCGCTTTTGATTACGGTCCGCTGAACGATCCGTCAACGGGTTTCCAGGTTGTGTTCATGTCGCGCATGCACAACGGCGACGAACATCCTTCTGAATTATATTATTCAAACGGCGGCGAACTCAATCTCATCACCAACAAAGTTTCACCAAAAGGCGGCCTTACAAAAAAGTTTGCTGAAGACATGAACATGAAGCAAAACCTTTTGCCCGAAATGGATTTGGTGAAAGAAAAAGTGGAAGTAATTGCCTCTGCAAACACCGGCGGCGACCCGCTCACGAGTGCACACGTACGCAATTGGATGGAATGCGTGCGCAGCCGCAAAACGCCGCATGCGCCGGTGGAAGCGGGTTACAATCACTCCATTGCCTGCATCATGACCAATGCTGCCGTGCACACCGGCGGCAAAGCCACGTTTGATGAAAAGAGCGGACAAGTGATGGTGAACGGGAAGGTGTTTAAATACTGA
- a CDS encoding 3-keto-disaccharide hydrolase: MKKNSLLLFSLFVCFFAAAQKAWKPLFNGKDLSGWKQLNGKAKYTVQNGEIVGKTVMGEPNSFLVTDKDYGDFALEFEYIVDSTMNSGVQFRSESKADYMNGRVHGYQFEIDPSPRRWSGGIYDEARRDWLYAMDLNPSAKPAFKQGQWNKARVECIGNSLRTWLNGVPCAYVIDDLTPKGFIALQVHAIGKKEDEGRQIRWRNIRIQTEGVKPSPLNNIFVVNLLSNNLSEAEKRNGVSLLWDGQTTAGWRGAYKDKFPEKGWEIKDGTLNVLGSNGAESTNGGDVVTEGEYGAFILQFDFKLTEGANSGVKYFVTEKEANSGSAIGLEYQILDDERHPDAKLGVVGNRTLASLYDLIPSLPEKRARRKIGEWNRGMIVVYPDNHIEHWLNGWKVLEYQRGAPYYYALVARSKFAQWPNFGMAPKGHILLQDHGNAVSFRSIKIQELK, from the coding sequence ATGAAGAAAAACAGCTTGCTTCTTTTTTCTCTTTTCGTTTGCTTTTTTGCTGCTGCACAAAAGGCTTGGAAACCCTTGTTTAACGGCAAAGATCTTTCCGGTTGGAAACAATTAAACGGCAAAGCAAAATACACCGTGCAAAACGGCGAAATCGTTGGCAAAACGGTGATGGGTGAACCAAACTCTTTTCTCGTTACCGACAAAGATTACGGCGACTTTGCGCTGGAGTTTGAATACATTGTTGACAGCACGATGAACTCCGGCGTGCAGTTTCGCAGCGAGAGCAAGGCCGATTACATGAACGGCCGCGTACACGGTTACCAATTTGAGATTGATCCTTCGCCGCGCAGATGGAGCGGCGGCATTTACGACGAGGCCCGCCGCGACTGGCTTTACGCAATGGACCTGAATCCTTCTGCCAAACCGGCTTTCAAACAAGGCCAGTGGAACAAAGCAAGAGTTGAGTGCATCGGCAACAGTTTGCGTACCTGGTTAAACGGCGTGCCTTGCGCTTACGTAATTGACGACCTAACGCCAAAAGGTTTTATCGCTTTGCAGGTTCACGCCATCGGCAAAAAAGAAGACGAGGGAAGACAGATACGCTGGCGCAACATCCGCATTCAAACCGAAGGGGTGAAACCTTCGCCGCTCAACAATATTTTTGTGGTGAACCTTCTTTCAAACAATTTATCTGAAGCAGAAAAAAGAAACGGTGTATCGCTTTTGTGGGATGGCCAAACAACGGCCGGCTGGCGCGGTGCGTACAAAGATAAATTTCCCGAAAAAGGCTGGGAAATTAAAGACGGCACGTTGAACGTGCTTGGTTCAAACGGCGCCGAATCAACCAACGGCGGCGATGTTGTTACCGAAGGTGAATATGGTGCCTTTATTCTTCAATTTGATTTTAAACTCACCGAAGGGGCCAACAGCGGCGTCAAATATTTCGTAACGGAAAAAGAGGCCAACAGCGGTTCCGCCATTGGATTGGAATATCAGATTTTAGACGACGAAAGGCATCCTGATGCAAAGCTTGGTGTGGTGGGAAACAGGACGCTTGCATCGTTGTATGATCTTATTCCTTCTTTACCTGAAAAAAGAGCACGAAGAAAAATAGGCGAATGGAACCGCGGCATGATCGTCGTTTATCCCGATAATCACATAGAGCATTGGCTCAACGGTTGGAAAGTATTGGAGTATCAACGGGGCGCTCCGTATTACTATGCCTTGGTTGCAAGAAGCAAGTTTGCGCAATGGCCAAATTTCGGTATGGCGCCGAAAGGCCATATCTTGTTGCAAGACCACGGTAATGCGGTTTCGTTTCGCAGCATTAAAATACAAGAGTTGAAATAG
- a CDS encoding metallophosphoesterase family protein has protein sequence MADQPLTQMRSQDDYKGLSRSVAANHFNTEVKKSEASADAKEATGEIKTATQRKLHLLAQFTTKTVWQWLKYYVINRFGKKADYAEYTGGDRGVYKLNNEGETVIGVVADWATFTFESCEVATKMAEQNPQFTVHLGDTYYVGEPKEIAANFLGNDCPWPRGSQGSFVLLGNHEMYARGIAYYRDLLPALGMKGSNGNFNGQGAAFFCLENDHWRILGLDTGYHSIGKIPLLEMISFLSPNCRFDDKLMNWLANDVKLGDPADKRGIIVLTHHQYLSAFKGEAEYTKPAEQLASFIGKDRPIVWLFGHEHKFSMYDKAQLKNGVTAYGRCIGHGGMPIELGFKKSESQKGFSKLVMVDKRETSPGSGLGFNGYALLRINGAAVEIDYCDKAGVLITEQWLSDNGAIKGSIIQVADSLASENFKAGKQWQ, from the coding sequence ATGGCCGATCAACCGCTCACACAAATGCGCAGCCAGGACGATTACAAAGGCCTGAGCCGCTCCGTTGCCGCCAATCATTTTAATACCGAAGTAAAAAAATCGGAAGCAAGCGCCGATGCAAAAGAAGCTACCGGCGAAATAAAAACCGCAACGCAGCGCAAGCTGCATTTGTTGGCACAATTCACTACCAAAACCGTTTGGCAATGGTTGAAATACTACGTCATTAACCGCTTTGGAAAAAAGGCTGATTATGCCGAATATACCGGCGGAGACCGCGGCGTTTACAAATTGAACAACGAAGGTGAAACCGTCATTGGCGTAGTAGCCGATTGGGCCACGTTTACGTTTGAATCCTGCGAAGTGGCCACAAAGATGGCGGAACAAAATCCGCAGTTCACGGTTCATTTGGGCGATACCTATTACGTGGGCGAACCCAAAGAAATTGCCGCCAATTTTTTGGGCAATGATTGCCCCTGGCCGCGTGGCTCGCAAGGAAGCTTTGTGCTCTTGGGCAACCACGAAATGTACGCAAGAGGCATTGCGTATTACCGAGACCTTTTGCCCGCACTCGGCATGAAAGGCAGCAACGGAAATTTCAACGGGCAAGGCGCGGCATTTTTTTGTTTGGAAAACGATCACTGGCGCATTCTTGGTTTGGATACAGGCTACCATTCCATTGGTAAAATTCCCTTGCTTGAAATGATCTCTTTTCTTTCACCCAATTGCCGTTTCGATGACAAGTTGATGAACTGGTTAGCCAACGATGTGAAGCTGGGCGATCCGGCTGACAAACGCGGCATCATCGTACTTACGCATCACCAATATCTTTCAGCATTTAAAGGCGAAGCCGAATACACAAAACCTGCTGAACAACTTGCAAGCTTCATTGGTAAGGACAGACCCATTGTTTGGCTCTTCGGTCACGAACATAAATTTTCGATGTATGATAAAGCACAGTTGAAAAACGGCGTTACGGCTTACGGCCGTTGCATTGGTCACGGTGGCATGCCCATTGAACTTGGCTTCAAAAAAAGCGAAAGCCAAAAAGGTTTTTCAAAACTGGTGATGGTGGACAAACGCGAAACATCGCCGGGTTCAGGGCTTGGCTTTAACGGCTATGCCTTGTTGCGAATAAACGGCGCTGCGGTTGAAATTGATTACTGCGATAAGGCCGGCGTGTTGATAACAGAGCAATGGTTGTCGGATAATGGCGCAATAAAAGGAAGCATTATCCAGGTTGCTGATTCGTTGGCTTCGGAAAATTTTAAAGCGGGAAAACAATGGCAATGA
- a CDS encoding putative quinol monooxygenase: MLYSSVSAQEQSPYVRIAKITVDSAQLENYKSALKEHAEAAVRKEPGVLTLYAVYDKDHPTNVTVFEIYASVSAYQSHIKTQHFLKYKSTVKDMVKSLVLTDVVPIALEAKQKVSN; this comes from the coding sequence ATGTTATACTCTTCCGTTTCAGCACAAGAGCAATCACCATACGTTCGAATCGCAAAAATTACGGTGGACTCTGCTCAACTTGAAAATTATAAATCGGCCTTAAAAGAACACGCAGAAGCGGCTGTTCGGAAAGAGCCGGGTGTATTGACATTGTATGCTGTGTATGACAAAGATCACCCGACAAACGTAACGGTGTTTGAAATTTATGCAAGTGTGTCTGCTTACCAATCACATATTAAAACGCAGCATTTTTTAAAATACAAGTCCACGGTAAAGGACATGGTTAAGTCACTTGTTCTTACCGACGTAGTGCCGATTGCCCTCGAAGCAAAACAAAAAGTTTCAAACTGA
- a CDS encoding Gfo/Idh/MocA family protein, translated as MNRRHFLRNTLFTGVGTGIAAAVPMEVLAAIRKQVSPSDVIRIGLIGCKGQGWNNITSLLRMSEVQCIALCDIDQNILSQRKADLEKINIRPTLYTDYRKLLANKDIDAVVIATPDHWHCLIMTDAIAAGKDIFQEKPVANSIYEAQQMLAAANRSNRIVQVAQWQRSQQHFQDAIAFVHSGKLGKVTSAKAWMYRGGTTPLPVVPNEPTPAGVDYNMWLGPAEKRPFNKNRFHYEFRWFWDYAGGLMTDWGVHLIDMVLMGMKADVPKSVTASGGKYVFPTDARETPDVMTALYDYGDFQMTWEQNLSTGVGLYGMQHGIAFIGHNGTLLLNRSGWEVRPDKEKDKPLMEAVAWQAQSDKGLDKHTTNFIEAVKSRKKERLNCPIEAGVRVAVNSHMGNIAYRTGETIFWDAAANKFAQKEAEHLRIPDYHNGWKLPKI; from the coding sequence ATGAACAGACGGCATTTTCTTCGCAATACCCTTTTTACAGGAGTGGGAACCGGCATAGCAGCCGCCGTTCCGATGGAAGTATTGGCTGCTATACGCAAACAGGTTTCGCCTTCCGATGTCATTCGCATTGGGCTGATTGGTTGCAAAGGACAAGGATGGAACAACATCACGTCGTTGCTCCGCATGTCCGAGGTTCAGTGCATTGCGCTGTGCGACATTGACCAAAACATTTTGTCGCAGCGTAAAGCCGATTTGGAAAAGATCAACATTCGCCCCACTCTCTATACCGATTACCGGAAACTCCTGGCGAACAAAGACATTGATGCCGTCGTCATTGCCACACCCGACCACTGGCATTGCCTGATAATGACTGACGCAATTGCCGCGGGCAAAGATATTTTTCAGGAGAAGCCCGTTGCCAATTCCATTTACGAAGCGCAGCAAATGCTGGCCGCCGCCAATCGCTCCAACCGCATTGTGCAAGTGGCGCAGTGGCAACGCAGCCAGCAACATTTTCAGGACGCCATTGCCTTTGTGCACAGCGGCAAGTTGGGCAAGGTCACGTCGGCAAAAGCCTGGATGTATCGCGGCGGCACCACGCCCTTGCCCGTTGTGCCCAACGAACCCACGCCTGCCGGTGTTGATTACAACATGTGGTTAGGCCCGGCAGAAAAAAGGCCCTTCAACAAGAACCGATTTCATTATGAGTTCCGCTGGTTTTGGGATTATGCCGGCGGCCTGATGACCGATTGGGGGGTGCACCTCATTGACATGGTGTTGATGGGCATGAAGGCGGACGTACCAAAATCCGTTACGGCTTCGGGCGGCAAATACGTTTTTCCAACCGATGCACGCGAAACGCCGGATGTGATGACGGCCTTGTACGATTACGGCGACTTTCAAATGACCTGGGAACAAAATCTTTCAACCGGCGTTGGACTTTACGGCATGCAACACGGCATTGCTTTCATTGGCCACAACGGTACACTCTTGCTCAACCGCAGCGGCTGGGAAGTACGCCCCGACAAAGAAAAAGACAAGCCACTGATGGAAGCCGTAGCCTGGCAAGCGCAAAGCGACAAAGGCCTGGACAAACACACGACAAATTTTATTGAAGCGGTAAAATCAAGGAAGAAAGAAAGATTGAACTGCCCGATAGAAGCCGGGGTGAGAGTAGCGGTTAATTCGCACATGGGCAACATTGCTTACCGCACCGGTGAAACCATTTTTTGGGATGCGGCCGCAAACAAGTTCGCACAGAAAGAAGCCGAACATTTGCGCATACCGGATTATCACAACGGATGGAAGCTGCCGAAGATTTAA